In the Helianthus annuus cultivar XRQ/B chromosome 11, HanXRQr2.0-SUNRISE, whole genome shotgun sequence genome, one interval contains:
- the LOC110888178 gene encoding uncharacterized protein LOC110888178, with protein MVWEEIRTSQSVVPWANIVWFPQAIPRHSFVLWLLIKKKLKTQDVMMSWSSSGNMNFNLMCCSLCTSGPDSHEHLFFECSYACCIWHGVRDLVDMGTIDSSWDAVYNHLLQHADSKKVLHIVGRLVVGAAVYFVWQERNQRLFSSKKRSASQLVELILNTVRMKLHSMKFKRSVQATRVLHLWSLPRGLLIDDDDCG; from the coding sequence ATGGTATGGGAGGAGATTCGGACTAGTCAGAGTGTGGTTCCTTGGGCTAATATTGTGTGGTTTCCTCAAGCTATTCCTCGGCATTCGTTTGTCTTGTGGCTACttataaaaaagaaattaaagactCAGGATGTTATGATGAGCTGGTCGTCCTCGGGGAATATGAACTTTAATCTAATGTGTTGTTCCTTATGTACGTCTGGTCCAGATTCTCACGAGCATCTCTTCTTTGAGTGTTCATATGCTTGTTGCATATGGCATGGTGTGCGAGATCTAGTGGATATGGGAACTATTGATTCATCTTGGGATGCGGTTTATAACCATTTACTTCAGCATGCGGATTCGAAGAAGGTCCTTCATATTGTTGGTCGGCTTGTGGTTGGTGCGGCAGTCTACTTTGTATGGCAAGAGAGAAACCAGCGGCTGTTTTCTAGTAAGAAGAGGAGTGCGAGCCAGCTAGTAGAGCTCATTCTAAACACGGTCCGGATGAAGTTGCACTCTATGAAGTTCAAAAGATCAGTCCAAGCGACGAGAGTGTTACACTTATGGAGCTTACCGCGAGGATTGTTGATAGACGATGATGATTGCGGCTAA